A genome region from Pseudomonas pergaminensis includes the following:
- the ltnD gene encoding L-threonate dehydrogenase, with translation MACTSAAPTYPQPCYGASMNNKNVGVIGLGAMGLGIARSLLRSGFNVHACDVRETVTQQFASEGGVACSSPVQMAAACDVIITVVVNAEQTETVLFGEHGAVAALRPGSLVIGCATVAPTYAVDLGQRLINAGLLYLDAPISGGAAKAAAGEMTMMTSGPAEAYAKADDVLTGMAGKVYRLGDAHGLGSKVKIINQLLAGVHIAAAAEAMALGLREGVEADALYEVITHSAGNSWMFENRVPHILKADYTPLSAVDIFVKDLGLVLDTARASKFPLPLSATAHQMFMQASSAGFGREDDSAVIKIFPGIELPTAKTETE, from the coding sequence ATCGCCTGCACCTCTGCGGCGCCCACGTACCCACAGCCTTGCTACGGAGCCTCCATGAATAACAAGAATGTTGGTGTTATCGGCTTAGGCGCGATGGGGCTGGGCATTGCCCGCTCGTTGTTGCGCAGCGGCTTCAACGTGCATGCCTGTGATGTGCGAGAAACCGTCACGCAGCAGTTCGCCAGTGAAGGGGGCGTTGCCTGCAGCTCGCCTGTCCAGATGGCCGCCGCGTGCGATGTGATCATCACCGTCGTGGTCAATGCCGAACAAACCGAGACGGTCCTGTTTGGTGAACATGGCGCCGTCGCCGCCTTGCGCCCTGGCAGCCTGGTGATTGGTTGCGCCACGGTGGCCCCTACCTACGCGGTAGACCTGGGCCAGCGCTTGATCAACGCAGGGTTGCTGTACCTGGATGCACCGATCTCCGGTGGTGCAGCCAAAGCGGCGGCCGGTGAGATGACCATGATGACTTCCGGCCCAGCCGAGGCTTATGCAAAAGCCGATGACGTGCTCACGGGCATGGCCGGCAAGGTCTATCGTCTGGGCGATGCCCATGGCCTGGGCTCAAAGGTAAAGATCATCAACCAACTGCTGGCCGGCGTGCATATCGCCGCTGCCGCAGAAGCCATGGCACTGGGGCTGCGTGAAGGCGTCGAGGCCGATGCACTGTATGAAGTGATCACCCACAGCGCGGGCAATTCCTGGATGTTCGAGAACCGCGTGCCACACATTCTCAAGGCTGATTACACGCCGCTCTCGGCCGTCGATATTTTCGTCAAGGACCTGGGCCTGGTGCTGGATACCGCACGGGCCAGCAAGTTTCCGCTGCCATTGTCAGCCACCGCTCACCAGATGTTCATGCAGGCCTCCAGTGCCGGGTTCGGGCGTGAGGACGATTCGGCGGTGATCAAGATTTTCCCTGGCATTGAGCTCCCGACTGCCAAGACCGAAACCGAATAA
- the otnK gene encoding 3-oxo-tetronate kinase: protein MNLPSARPLLGCIADDFTGATDLANMLVRGGMRTVQSIGIPSDEVAATLDADAIVIALKSRTVPAAQAVADSLAALEWLRAQGCEQIFFKYCSTFDSTAAGNIGQVSEALLKALDSDFTLACPAFPENGRTIFRGHLFVQDQLLNESGMQHHPLTAMTDANLVRVLQSQTTQKVGLLRYDTIAQGVSHVRERIAELRAQGIGMAIADALSDQDLHTLGSACSDLPLLTGGSGLALGLPDNFRRAGKLRDFDPASLPTVPGGEVVLAGSASIATNGQVAAWIEAGRPALRIDPLALAAGESVVADAVAFALSNPHTVLIYATSPADELKAVQQQLGAERAGELVENALGEIAQALRQAGVRRFVVAGGETSGAVVTALGVRLLQIGTQIDPGVPATLSNTAEPLALALKSGNFGGRDFFDKALKQLAGGAQ from the coding sequence ATGAACCTACCTAGCGCACGCCCGTTGCTGGGCTGCATCGCCGACGACTTCACCGGGGCCACAGACCTGGCCAATATGCTGGTGCGCGGCGGCATGCGTACTGTGCAGAGCATCGGTATCCCCAGCGATGAAGTCGCTGCGACGCTGGATGCCGATGCGATCGTGATTGCGCTGAAGTCGCGTACTGTCCCGGCGGCGCAGGCGGTAGCCGACTCCCTGGCAGCCCTTGAATGGCTGCGCGCACAAGGGTGCGAGCAGATTTTCTTCAAGTACTGCTCCACCTTCGACTCGACGGCCGCCGGCAATATCGGCCAGGTCAGCGAGGCCCTGCTCAAGGCGCTGGACAGTGATTTCACCCTGGCCTGCCCGGCGTTTCCGGAAAATGGCCGGACCATTTTCCGCGGTCATTTGTTTGTGCAGGATCAACTGCTCAATGAGTCAGGCATGCAGCACCACCCGCTGACCGCGATGACCGACGCCAATCTGGTCCGCGTACTGCAATCACAAACCACACAAAAGGTTGGCCTGCTGCGCTACGACACCATCGCCCAAGGTGTGTCACACGTGCGCGAACGGATTGCAGAGCTGCGCGCCCAAGGCATAGGCATGGCCATCGCGGATGCCCTCAGTGACCAAGACCTGCACACCCTCGGCAGCGCCTGCAGTGATCTGCCGCTGTTAACCGGCGGTTCCGGCCTGGCCTTGGGCCTTCCCGACAACTTCCGCCGGGCCGGCAAACTTCGCGACTTCGATCCAGCCTCCTTACCTACCGTACCCGGTGGCGAGGTGGTGCTGGCAGGGAGCGCGTCGATTGCCACCAACGGCCAAGTCGCCGCGTGGATCGAAGCCGGACGACCGGCGCTGCGCATCGACCCTCTAGCCCTGGCGGCGGGTGAGTCGGTAGTGGCGGATGCCGTGGCGTTTGCCCTGAGCAACCCACACACCGTACTGATCTATGCCACCAGCCCTGCGGATGAACTCAAGGCGGTGCAACAGCAACTAGGCGCCGAACGCGCAGGCGAATTGGTAGAGAACGCCCTGGGAGAAATTGCCCAAGCCCTACGTCAGGCCGGCGTAAGACGCTTCGTGGTCGCCGGCGGTGAAACCTCTGGCGCCGTAGTCACCGCCCTGGGCGTGCGCCTACTGCAGATTGGCACGCAGATTGATCCTGGTGTTCCCGCGACCCTCAGCAACACTGCCGAACCGCTGGCGCTGGCCCTCAAGTCGGGCAATTTCGGCGGTAGAGACTTTTTCGACAAAGCACTTAAGCAACTGGCAGGAGGTGCGCAATGA
- a CDS encoding 3-oxo-tetronate 4-phosphate decarboxylase produces the protein MSNENALREEICIVGHSLYQRGYTVGSAGNISARLDDGWLITPTDACLGRLDPALIAKVDLTGKWVSGDKPSKTLALHRQVYDRNPGVGGVVHTHSTHLVALTLAGVWGQDDILPPLTPYQVMKVGHIPLINYQRPGAPDVADQVARLANSVRGVMLERLGPVVWESSVSKASYALEELEETARLWLMSNPRPAPLDAAALAELKSVFGAHW, from the coding sequence ATGAGCAACGAAAACGCCTTGCGCGAAGAGATCTGCATCGTCGGTCACAGTCTTTATCAGCGAGGGTACACAGTCGGCAGCGCTGGCAACATCAGCGCGCGCCTGGATGACGGCTGGCTGATCACGCCAACCGATGCGTGCCTGGGCCGCCTTGACCCTGCGTTGATCGCCAAGGTCGACCTTACGGGCAAATGGGTCTCTGGCGACAAACCGTCAAAAACCCTGGCCTTGCATCGCCAGGTTTACGATCGCAACCCTGGCGTCGGTGGTGTGGTGCATACCCATTCCACACATTTGGTGGCCCTGACGCTTGCCGGTGTTTGGGGCCAGGATGACATCCTGCCCCCGCTGACGCCGTACCAGGTGATGAAGGTCGGGCATATCCCGCTGATCAACTATCAACGCCCCGGCGCGCCCGATGTGGCGGACCAGGTCGCACGCCTCGCCAACAGTGTGCGTGGCGTAATGCTCGAGCGCTTGGGCCCGGTGGTCTGGGAAAGCTCAGTTTCCAAGGCCAGTTACGCCCTCGAAGAACTCGAAGAAACCGCACGCCTGTGGCTGATGAGCAACCCGCGTCCGGCGCCGCTGGATGCTGCAGCGCTGGCCGAGCTTAAAAGCGTTTTCGGCGCGCACTGGTAG